In a genomic window of Pangasianodon hypophthalmus isolate fPanHyp1 chromosome 1, fPanHyp1.pri, whole genome shotgun sequence:
- the LOC117599236 gene encoding uncharacterized protein LOC117599236 produces the protein MARVSLLCYLGALVWSCAADLCLNSCSLTSKNISYTCKNISTGTGYTFRVPQSVPTECLKRCEHGWYHKNNTFLADSKEPHVGNLPEPIVEVTLWSLTTYTCLDGPYWKMDCQCSRSANFVASYVADKSFKDLSVKNDEAETCSYNATFHFLWLLSIPVFMMVALLVWYCKRKGRAKRLSCMKIPGDQQVLKCSNQPFWHHQLCHD, from the exons ATGGCGCGTGTATCTTTGCTCTGTTATCTTGGTGCACTGGTGTGGAGCTGCGCTGCTGACTTGTGCCTGAACA GCTGCTCTCTGACCAGCAAGAACATCTCCTATACCTGTAAGAACATCAGCACAGGCACAGGATACACGTTTCGCGTTCCTCAGAGTGTACCAACTGAATGCCTGAAAAGATGTGAGCATGGCTGGTACCATAAG AACAACACCTTTCTGGCTGACTCAAAAGAACCACACGTGGGTAATTTACCTGAGCCTATTGTAGAGGTAACCCTTTGGAGTCTGACTACTTACACCTGTTTGGATGGACCATACTGGAAAATGGACTGTCAATGCTCAAGAAgt gcCAATTTTGTGGCTTCCTATGTAG CTGATAAAAGTTTTAAGGATCTGAGTGTGAAGAATGATGAGGCGGAGACATGCTCATACAATGCAACAT TCCATTTTCTCTGGCTCCTAAGCATTCCTGTGTTCATGATGGTGGCTCTTTTAGTGTGGTATTGCAAAAGAAAAGGTCGTGCAAAG agactgtcgtgtatgaaaatcccaggagatcagcaggttctgaaatgctcaaaccagcccttctggcaccatcAACTATGCCacgattaa